TCGCGAGTGCTCCAAGACCACGTCTTCGGCAACGACACCCCCGGACGGCTGTTCACCTGCGGCAACATCGGGAACCGGGTGATCCAGCACACTGACGCCGGCGAAGTCGTCTCCGGCGACGTGTTGTACCCGCTCGTACACACGGCGACCCGCACCGCGGTCGTCGTCGGTCACACCGGCTGTGGCGCCGTCACGGCGACGTACGCCGCGCTCACGGACGGGGTGTCGGAGCCGCCGGGGATCGAACACTGCATCGACCTCCTCGCGCCGCACCTCGAACCGGGCGTCGACCGCCTCCCCGACGACCTCGACGCCGACGGTGCGGTGAACAGGCTCGTCGAGTACAACGTCGACTGGCAGGTGGACGCCCTCCTCGACAGCGACGACGTGCCCGCCGACACCGACGTGGTCGGCGTCGTCTACGACTTCCAGGACGTGTACGACGGCGAGCGCGGCGAGGTGCACGTGGTCAACGTCGACGGCGAGCGCGACCCCGAGACGCTCCGCGAGGCCAACCCAGACGCCGCCGACCGGATCGACCGGCTCTGGACGTACTGAGTCGGCCGTCGTCCAACCCCTTTCCCGCGACCGATTTATCAGCCGCGTCGGCATCTGCGAACGCGTGAACGCGTTTACTCCACCGGACGACGAGACGCTGCTGTCGGGTCGCGTCGACTGGGTCGACGCGGCGGGCGTCGCCCGACTCGTCGCCCACCCGTTGTCGGGGGTCGACACCGAGTACCCGCACGCGACCGGCGCCGTCGACGGTCCCGGAGACGTGCCGCCCCCGAGCGAACAGCACCCCGTGTTCTACGGCTGCTTCGACTGGCACTCGGCGGTCCACAGCCACTGGGCGCTCGTCCGCACACTGCGACTGTTCGACGACCACCCCGAACGCGACCGGATCGTCGCCGGCATCGACGCCCGCCTCACGCTCGAGAACGTCGCCCGCGAGGTGGCGTTCTTCGACGACCACGAGACGTTCGAGCGACCGTACGGCTGGGCGTGGTTGTTCGCGCTCGCGGCGGAGTTGGACCGATGGGACGACGAGCGTGCCGACGAGTGGAGCGCCACCCTCCGACCGCTCGAAACGCGAATCAGGTCGCTGCTCGCCCGTCGCTTCCTCGGGTTCGAGCGGCCGTTCCGCGTCGGCACGCACGGCAACACCGCGTTCGCGCTGAGTCTGGTCCTCGACTACACGCGGACGGTCGGCGACGACGACCTCGCGGCGACGGTGACGGAGACGACGGTCGACTACTACGGCGACGACACGGACGCACCGGTCGGCTACGAGCCGCTCGGGTGGGATTTCATCTCCCCGACGCTGACGGAGGCCGACTTGCTGCGTCGGGTGCTCCCGACGGACGAGTTCGCGTCGTGGTTCGCGGCGTTCCTCCCCGACCTCGGCGCGCTCCCGGACCCGGTGGCCGTCGACGACGGCGAGAGCGGGGTGGCGCTCCACTTGATCGGGCTGAACCTCTCGCGGGCGTGGTGTCTCGCCGGCGTCGCCGACGCGCTCCCCGGTGGCGAGCGAACGGAGACGGTCCGCGCGAGCGCGGTCGACCACGCCCGGCGCGGCCTCGGGGCGGCGTTCACCGACGACTACGCCGGGTCACACTGGCTGTCGTCGTTCGCGCTGTACCTACTCACCCGGAACGAGGGCGGGATCGGGGTCGAGGCGTAACCGACCGACTCACGCCGCCCGGCGCTCGAAGGCGGCGCGGACGGCTTCGCTCGGCGCCAACTCGGCCAGTTCGGCGTGGACGTCGACGTCGGCCAGTTCCTCCGCACCGGCGGGCGTCTTCTGAAGGACGGCGACGTGGTAGAGGTACGAGAGCCGCAGGAGCCACCGGGCGTGGTCGTACTCGTCTTCGGCTCCGATCCGGTAGGTCGTCCACCCTGACTCGACGAGCAGGTGGTGTTCGCCGGTGTGGCCCTCCTCGATCAGGACGTCGCGGAGCGCACGCAGGTACGCGATGTCGAGCATCCCCCAGGCGTGGACGTGGCCGATCTCACGGGGGCCGACTCGGAACTCCGTCCCCCCGAAGCGGTGCTCGCCGACCGCGACGTGCGGCCACGACCCCACCTCGTCGATCAGTCGCTCGACTGTCTCACTCACCGCGACTCGCTCGGATGACATGCCAAGAGAACGTCGTGTGAGCGCATAAGCAGGCGCTCGGATCTGGTTCGGCAGCGACGCTGTGCCCGACTTGTCCACGACGTCGACGCGAGCAGTCGTCGCTCACGGTGTCGTGTCGTCCGCCTCGGAATCGACGGCCGACCCAAGGGGACTGGAACCGAATCAGCGTCCGCCGTTCGGAATCCCCACCGTGACGGGGTGGGAACAGTCGGTCGCCACCCGTACTGAAGAAGCGATGGGTCGCGATGGCGTCACTCGCGTTCGATATTCCGCTCTGGCCCATCGAGACCGACCATCTCTCGACCGGGAGGATCCCGGGGCGAGAGCGTCGCAGCGCCGTACACCGCCACGATGAGCACCGCGAGGACGACCAGCGGGACGGCGCCGGTCACTTCCGCGAGGAGATTCAACCACTGATCGGGAACTCCTCCCGGCGCCAGCGCTTCCGTGTCGGCGGGGTGGAAGATGCCCATCGCGTTGACGCCGGCGTGGAACACGGCGACTGCGAGGACACTGCCGCCCGTACTGTTGTACATCCACGTCCAGAGAATCGATCCGGCCAGGATCGACACCACCCAGAGCAGTTGCTGCGAGAGCGGCCAGCCGCCGTGCGTCGTCGTGGCGTTCAGGAACAACGGGAGATGCCAGCCAGCCCAAGCGACGCCGACCACGAGGCTCGAAACGAGTGCGCTGTATCGGTCCTGAAGCAGCGGCAGCATGAATCCACGCCAGCCGAGGTCCTCTTGCCCGCCGCCCCAGATCGTGCCCCACGCTAACGCGAAGAAGTAGATGCCCACGAACGGGAACGAACCCAGGTCGACTGGGCCACCGAGGGCCACGAACAGGAGACTCCCCGCGGCGAGGATGGCGAGGGGTAATCCGAGTGCGATCGCCCACCATCGGGCACCGATACGCCAGTGGAAGAACTGGCCGATCCACGTGCGGAGGTCGCCGCCGCTGGCATGGATGACGACCGCCGCCCCGATGGGCGGCCCGAACCCGCCGAACCCGATGAGGATCGACTGCGTCCACGACGGCCCCATCCCACTCGCAGCAACGATCGCCTGGATCGTCCACGTGAACGCGTACGTGATCGCGAGGAACGACGCCAGACGGTGACGGTCGATCCACGAACGAACGGCGGGCTGTCGAGTGTGTCGAGCGGATTCAGCCATGCTCGCCCCGCTGAACGCTGCGTGTTCTCCTGCTCCGTTGTGACTGTCCCATCGTCCTCCGAATCGCGTTCACGACGGGGGAAATACTTTGTTAATTTCTTTACATATCGTCAGTCGCGCTACTCAAAAGTTCTTGACCGGTACAGACGGCCCGGTTATTCGGTGGATCCCGAACATGGATCGTCCGACACGTCGACGTGCAACTCGTCGTCGACCCGCACCCGAAGCGACTCGCCGTCGTGGACGATGGTGACCCGAAACTCGTACGGGTCCGTCTCGACGGCGTCGACCTCCCAGTTGTCGACGTACGACGGCAGATCCCACAGCGGGAGCGTCGACGCGTCGATACCCCATCGCCAGTAGAAGGAGATCACCGCGGGATGGTGGAGCAATCGGACTTCGAGCGGGGCGAACAGGCGAAGTCGACACCGCTGACACGTCGCGGCGCAGATGTACGAGTTCGCTCGCTCGCTTTGTTCGATGCTGCGGTCCGTCGTCCCACCGCACGTGGAACAGGTCCCTTCGAGGGCGGTCGCGTACTCCTGGTGAACGCGGCGATTACACGAGTGGAGTGTCTCGATACTCGTTCGCCCCCGCGATTGGGCGGGGGGAAGATCGTACGTCACGATCCGGCCACTACACGACCGACACTCGACGACGAGAAACGGATCTCGGTATTCCGCGGACAGGACCGTCGCGTCACAGTACGGGCAGGTGCCTTCGATCGTGGTCGGTTCGAACGACGGTCGATCCGAATACGTCCCGGAGTGAACGGCTCGAACGACCCGATCGCCGGCCTGAGTCAACGCGTACCCGTTCTCCACGTCGCGAACGAAGATTCCGGTGAGCGTATCCAAGTGGTACGATAGCTGGGAGGTACTGTCGACGTCGACGGCGTCGTATATCTCGGAGAAGGACAGTTCCCGATCACCCGCTTCCGTCGCTTCGGCGAGCACGTGGAGTATTTCGAGGCGCAGTTCGCTGCCGAGCGCACTGAACGCCTCCTCCGGCGTGACCCCGTTATCGCTGCTCATTCATCTGGGTGCCCGGTCGTGGTGGGGTGCCCTAAGCGTTGATAGCACGTGGTGCGGGAATCGGTCGGCCAGTCGACATCTGTGGTGCCCTGTCTCCGACTCACTCGGTGCAGAGAACGACGAGTCCCGGAGCGGCCCTGGCGACCGATTCGAAGCCGCCGGAGTCAGTGACTGTACGGCCAGGAATCGGCGCCGCCTTCGGTTGGTGCCTCTATCTGGCTACAGAGGGAGTTCGCACCGCCGCCACGCCGCGCACTCCGTCGGCTACCTACTCTCCCGCTGGTTCACCGTGTTCAGGTCTCGAACCCACGGTACTGTCGTTGCGTATGTTTCCGCTGTTCCACGTATCTGAGGTGTGAGTGGGGTTAGAGCGCACCCCAGAGAGCGAGCACCCCGAACCCGACGATGACGGCACCCGCCAGTTGGTTCACTCGACGCATGAGTGAGCGAGTGAACCGTGAACGGAAGCGGCTCACACCGGCACTCAGGGCGAGCCACCAGAGCGCCGAGCCGAGGAAGACACCGCCAACTAACACGGCGGCGTCGGCGTAGTCTCCCGACACGCCGACTCCCAATCCCGTGAAGATGCCGACGAAGGCGATGATGGTTACCGGGTTCGTTACCGTCAGCAGGAACGTCGACCCGTAGTCTCTGGCGAGCCCCTGCACGTCCGAGGTGGCCACTGCTGTCTCCGCTGGCTCGGAACGGAACGACCGGACACCGAGATACAACAGGAGGAGTCCGCCTCCGATTCGAATTCCCGTCCGGTAGTCGAGCAGGAGCGACGACAGCACCGTGATCCCGAACCCGGCAATCGACCCGTACACGGCGTCCGCAGACGCGGCTCCGAGTCCACTGACGAACCCCGAGCGTCGGCCCTTAGAGAGCGTTCGCTGGATACACAGAACTCCGATTGGGCCGACCGGGGCCGCAATCGAGAATCCCAGCACGATACCCTGAATCAGGATGCCGATTGTCGTGGTCGTTAATACGCATCACCTCACGGCTACTCGGACGGAGCTCCCGTCTAAATACATTCCGTGGGCGCGGTATGTGCTACCGATTCTCTCGCTGCTCGACCTTGTTCAACTCGATGAGCAGCCGGAAGATGGCCTTCACGAGGTTCGAGTCCACCTCGAAGCGCTCGGCGTTCGCGCCCGCCCGATCCATCACCGCCTGCTCCTGCGTCTCGTCGGTCGTCGGCAGGTCGCGCCGGTCCTTCACGCCGGCGATGGTGTCGGCGACGTACGTCCGTCGCGCGATCAACTCCACCAGATCGCGGTCGATCTCGGCGATCTCCTCGCGCAGTTCGTCCAGGCTCATCCCCTCCAACTCGGTCGCCGTCTCGTCGGTGTCCTCGTAGCTCATGGTGTCGTTGTCGATGTCGTGTTCGTGTCCGTGGCCGTCACAGCACCCGCGCGCCGCGCTTGCGCGTCTCGACCAGTCGCGTCGCGCCGTCGCGGTCGGCCCACTGCTCCTCGACCACCGCCAGGTCCGAACGGTCGCCGACCGCGACGACGCTCGGGCCGGTGCCAGACAGCGAGACGCCGTCGCAGTGTGCCATCGCCGCCACCGCGGGCTCTGCCGAGAAGCCCAGCGCCGCCGAGAAGGCGAGGCCGTTCACCGTCATCGCGCGGGCGTAGTCGCCGTCGAGCGCGAGGTCGGTCGCCAACTCGGCCATCGGCGCGACCTGCTCGCACGCGCTGGCGTCGGCGTCCGCCGAGTAGGCGCGCTCCGGCGGCGTCCACACGAGCGCGTGCTCGGCGAACGGGTCGTCGCGCGCGAGCAGTTCGTCCTCGGTGTTGTCCGTGACGGTGACGCCCCCAAGCATCGAGGCGGAGGCGTCGTCGAACGCCCCGGTGACGGTGACGCCGGCTTCGCGCGCCGCACGGACGCCGACCCGACACGCCTCCGTCTTCGTCACGTCGGCGTCGGGGTCGTTCGCGACCTCCAGGCCGAGCGCCGACAGCGCCGCCACCACCGCCGCGTTGGCCGCGGCGCTGGAACTCTTGAGTCCCGCCGCCGTCGGCACCTCGCTCGTCGTCTCGACGACGCCGCCCTCGTCGGTGCCGTAGCGGTCGACGACGCGCTCGACGCACCGCTCGATCAGCGTCGTGTCGCCGTCCGGGGCGCCCGCGATGGTGCCAGAGACGGTCGCCGCGTCGGGGTCGAGTCGCACCGTCGCGGTCGTCTCGAAGTCCAGCGCGAACGCCGATCCTCGACCCGTCGCTAACGCGTTGACGACGGTGCCGGCTCCGGGCGCGGCGGCGCGTCCCTCCATGAGCGAATCGGCGCGTTCGCCGAGGTTCAAAC
The DNA window shown above is from Halobaculum marinum and carries:
- a CDS encoding carbonic anhydrase, which translates into the protein MNATVMDLLHDNAAHAREFSSRFDDVQAGQHPEAVTVCCSDSRVLQDHVFGNDTPGRLFTCGNIGNRVIQHTDAGEVVSGDVLYPLVHTATRTAVVVGHTGCGAVTATYAALTDGVSEPPGIEHCIDLLAPHLEPGVDRLPDDLDADGAVNRLVEYNVDWQVDALLDSDDVPADTDVVGVVYDFQDVYDGERGEVHVVNVDGERDPETLREANPDAADRIDRLWTY
- a CDS encoding DUF2891 domain-containing protein produces the protein MNAFTPPDDETLLSGRVDWVDAAGVARLVAHPLSGVDTEYPHATGAVDGPGDVPPPSEQHPVFYGCFDWHSAVHSHWALVRTLRLFDDHPERDRIVAGIDARLTLENVAREVAFFDDHETFERPYGWAWLFALAAELDRWDDERADEWSATLRPLETRIRSLLARRFLGFERPFRVGTHGNTAFALSLVLDYTRTVGDDDLAATVTETTVDYYGDDTDAPVGYEPLGWDFISPTLTEADLLRRVLPTDEFASWFAAFLPDLGALPDPVAVDDGESGVALHLIGLNLSRAWCLAGVADALPGGERTETVRASAVDHARRGLGAAFTDDYAGSHWLSSFALYLLTRNEGGIGVEA
- a CDS encoding luciferase family protein; this encodes MSSERVAVSETVERLIDEVGSWPHVAVGEHRFGGTEFRVGPREIGHVHAWGMLDIAYLRALRDVLIEEGHTGEHHLLVESGWTTYRIGAEDEYDHARWLLRLSYLYHVAVLQKTPAGAEELADVDVHAELAELAPSEAVRAAFERRAA
- a CDS encoding CPBP family intramembrane glutamic endopeptidase, producing MAESARHTRQPAVRSWIDRHRLASFLAITYAFTWTIQAIVAASGMGPSWTQSILIGFGGFGPPIGAAVVIHASGGDLRTWIGQFFHWRIGARWWAIALGLPLAILAAGSLLFVALGGPVDLGSFPFVGIYFFALAWGTIWGGGQEDLGWRGFMLPLLQDRYSALVSSLVVGVAWAGWHLPLFLNATTTHGGWPLSQQLLWVVSILAGSILWTWMYNSTGGSVLAVAVFHAGVNAMGIFHPADTEALAPGGVPDQWLNLLAEVTGAVPLVVLAVLIVAVYGAATLSPRDPPGREMVGLDGPERNIERE
- a CDS encoding winged helix-turn-helix domain-containing protein, translating into MSSDNGVTPEEAFSALGSELRLEILHVLAEATEAGDRELSFSEIYDAVDVDSTSQLSYHLDTLTGIFVRDVENGYALTQAGDRVVRAVHSGTYSDRPSFEPTTIEGTCPYCDATVLSAEYRDPFLVVECRSCSGRIVTYDLPPAQSRGRTSIETLHSCNRRVHQEYATALEGTCSTCGGTTDRSIEQSERANSYICAATCQRCRLRLFAPLEVRLLHHPAVISFYWRWGIDASTLPLWDLPSYVDNWEVDAVETDPYEFRVTIVHDGESLRVRVDDELHVDVSDDPCSGSTE
- a CDS encoding LysE family translocator, with product MLGFSIAAPVGPIGVLCIQRTLSKGRRSGFVSGLGAASADAVYGSIAGFGITVLSSLLLDYRTGIRIGGGLLLLYLGVRSFRSEPAETAVATSDVQGLARDYGSTFLLTVTNPVTIIAFVGIFTGLGVGVSGDYADAAVLVGGVFLGSALWWLALSAGVSRFRSRFTRSLMRRVNQLAGAVIVGFGVLALWGAL
- a CDS encoding chorismate mutase; translation: MSYEDTDETATELEGMSLDELREEIAEIDRDLVELIARRTYVADTIAGVKDRRDLPTTDETQEQAVMDRAGANAERFEVDSNLVKAIFRLLIELNKVEQRENR
- a CDS encoding shikimate kinase: MEGRAAAPGAGTVVNALATGRGSAFALDFETTATVRLDPDAATVSGTIAGAPDGDTTLIERCVERVVDRYGTDEGGVVETTSEVPTAAGLKSSSAAANAAVVAALSALGLEVANDPDADVTKTEACRVGVRAAREAGVTVTGAFDDASASMLGGVTVTDNTEDELLARDDPFAEHALVWTPPERAYSADADASACEQVAPMAELATDLALDGDYARAMTVNGLAFSAALGFSAEPAVAAMAHCDGVSLSGTGPSVVAVGDRSDLAVVEEQWADRDGATRLVETRKRGARVL